GGGCGGGAAATCCATATTCGCCGCTTGCTGCGGCAAAATGTCGGGCTAGCGCACAGGGCAGCGCAGCGAGCGACAAACCTGGGCCGGCCCACTTCGTCCAACCGGGTTTTTTCCTGTATCGTTTTTCTCTGGTTCTTTTTCGGCTTTCTATTGTTTTTccatctctctttttttgtttctgttttttttacttttttgtttcattttctttttcaagtttatttttctttctcAGAACTTGTTCACAATTTTACaaaatgtttatgattttcttttttatttattttccttttcttctcttttaaaaaaaatcaaaaaaataatttttgttcgtgtttccaaaaaatgttcagttTTTGAACAAAATGTTCTCAAAATTAAAAATTGTTCTTGTTACACAAAAAAGTACAAAACTTTCGAAATTCATAAGATGTACCAGATTTCAATTTTGTGTTCACATATTAAAAAggtgttcgcgcttccaaatttgtttgggatttttcaaaattgttctccgttttaaaatatgttcataaaattcaaaaaatgttcgtacttTAAAAAATTGTTGGCGCCTCCAAGTTTGTTCAGGATTTTTCAAAAatgttctctgtttcaaaatttgttctcaagattcaaaaaatgtttggaaatTGAAGAAAATGTTCCAGCTTTcctaatttgttcacaaattcaataatagttcatgtttttaattttgttcacaaattcaaaaaatgttctggaaGTTTATAAAAGTaaacatttttattttttgttcacaaattcaagaaatgttcgcctttttcaaatttgttcacatCATCAAAATGTTCTTGTTTTACAAAATTTGTACGAAAATTCGAAAAATGTTTTTATTTTGAAGAAAGTATTCATAATTTGGAAAAATGGGCTGTAGTTTTTTGGATTTTTTGCGAATTAATGTTTAACATTAGTCTCTCTCGTATACGTCTTTAACTGTCCGGCTGCTAAGTGAACATGAGATGGTCTTCGTCGCGGTGGTTAGCACGGCAGGCCAATTGGTGCGAAGTCGCGTGTTCGAGTTATAGCGCTAGCGCAATTTTCTTTTTTGCGATTTTTTCATCTAGGGAAGGTGCCGTCAGGTGCCactgtaaatgggccggcccacgctAGCCGCTCCTGTGCGAAGCGCCGGCACTTTGCCGCAGCGAGCGGCCTATAGGAGCTCCCGAGCGGGCGTCCTCTTTCTCGACAAGAAGCAGAGTCGCCGCGGCGCGTCCTTGGCGCAGCGGATCCAGCACAAAGACGGCCCAGGCGGTCAACGAAGGAGCACGGGATCGAGGGGATAGCAGTGGACTTGGCGCTAGGGGTCGTGCTTGCTCGATCGACGGGGAAACAGCGGCAGTAGCGGACCCGGCCGAGATGAGGCCTGCAGGCGGCGGGTCCGGGCAAGGGGCAAGTTCCACGCGGGCGCGGTGGATCCGGCCAGTCCGAGGGTCAGGGAGGCGTTTCCCGGTGGCGAGGAACTCCGGCGGGACGGACTTGAGGAGTTCGGCGAGGGGATCAGCCATGGGGTGGAGCTCCTGGTTCCTGCGAGGCAGAGAGAAAAcgctgagagaaagagagagatgccGGGATGGAAAAAGAAGAAAGGGAGGAGAGGCGATGAGGCCTGCTTGGAGGCGAGCTTCGTCGGGGCAGCGGGGTCGCGAGGAGGTCGGAGGCGACAAGGGCGTGGACGAAGGAGCTCGGGCTGCAGTAGAGGGCTCGTCTTCTTGCGCGGGCACACGAGGCAGGGCCTCTGGCAGTAACTTGGTGGGGTCGAGGGGAGGAGCGGAGTGCTCCGGCTGGATGTATTGATGGAACAAAAAGGAAGGAATTGGGGATGGATCCCAAGAGATTtcgagtgggtggcggcggcggacacgcGATGGATGGGACGGATCTCTAGGTTTTAGGGTTGCCCACTATTTATATTGCAAAGTGATTTAGGGTAGAGGCTATCACGTCCCTACGGTCGCAATCGGACAATCGCGAATAAAATAGTtggagagtccaaataagaaaacggtgatgttttgtaaatgtttggggatgatctggacccaacggtgatgactgcccgggtcgggtccggggaagtttcgtacacgcacgtgaggggttcgatgcactgtgcacagAGGGTTTCGGGGCCTGGGGGTTGACAGTGGACTGTGCAGAAAGCTTTGGGCTGagggaagagaagagagagacccggcgactgtttccggagaccgaaaacgtctgacgttagaccggctatactaccgctatagtttaacggttgggctatcaaacgaactccgaatgcgatgaaacttggcaggcgacctactaacactataactacaccgcatgccaactttcaccccaatccgagaacatttccggccacttacaaaataatatttcagaggtgccgcgggcgcgtgcaagtgtatcTGGGCTCAGAGCGGACAACGGACGAAACTGGGGAActcggatggatgcaagttttgaaaacatgatgatgcaatgcacatgatgacatgacaagatgcaacacgcaagcaaatgacatggcaatgacggcgaataactggaagacacctagcacatcggtctcggggcattacagttGGCCCCAAGGACGCTACTCGTAGTTGAAACTTGTAGAATGCTACCTGAATTCCACTGGGATATCAGATTCAAACTGGATGAAACTATTTCTGTTGTTGCTTGCCACAAGTTTTGTTTGTAGTACTGTTTGGCAGGGATTgtcatacatgcatgtgtgtggaaCCAACTCTGGTCTGAGTGTTAATGAAGTAAAACAAAAGCGGAAGTTCTTTTCCAAGTCATGAACTCAGTGATTTAAACCCatttttttttgaggaattggacagtgggagaggctcccactgtgttTGTATTACTCAAAAGCAGGGTACAATGTACATGGCGTTTTTACCTGGCGCCTTACCTCCACCTGTGGAGGCTAGGGCTACTACTACTTTATATGGTGGGGGCAATCAAGGGGGTTCTAAGCTAATTACAAAGGAGAGAATAAAGTCTCTCACATCTTCTCTGGTTCTATGTTGGAGCAGGGCAAAGTCATGTTTGAAACGTTGGAGCCATGATAGAATAGTTGGTGGGATGCTTCTGAAATGTTTGTTATTCCTCTCTTTCCAAATGCTCCAAGCCGCTTGAAGGAAAACATCCATGAACATGGGACTGCTCCAATCATGAGCTGCCATGTTGATCCACCGAAGCCTTGAACCAGTTTGCTGCCAAGTTATCCCTAGAATGGACCAACATCGTTGGCTAAAGGGGCACTGGAAGATCATGTGTTCGACAGTCTCTTCAATTTGCTGATCACAAAGAAGGCAGTTGTAATCGTCCCCAATATTGTAGTGTCTCCTTTTTAGCATGTTACGTGTGTTTAAGCggtcagagagaagaagccacccaaAGAACTTAATTTTGAGCATTGACCTGGCCGCCCAGAGCCACTTGTATGATTGATGTGCATGCACCTCTcgaaaatagaatttgtagtattTGATGGCCTTAAAATCCACTGAGCCCCAACAGTAAGTCCAGTTATCGTGTGGGGTCGGATCAGTAGCGTTGCCAACATGCCTCACCTCTTGCTGAAGATCACGGATTTCTTGCATTGCTTGGACTGATAGTGGGAGGTGAAACTTTTCATGCAGAGATGTGGATCCCAGGAAATCCTTAACCGAAATATCTTCATTTTTTGCAAAGGAGAAGGCGCGCTGGTACTTTTCATCGAGAGTGGCGTCGAGCCACAGGTCTTTCCACATGAGCACTGTAGCTCCATCATGCACAATGGCTTTAGAAATCCCTCTGTAAATCGGGGTGAGCTTGAGAACATCTCTCCACCAGAATGATCCGCATGGTTCCATGGCATGGGGGATTTTGTTTGTATAGTATGTGGACCACACAAGCTCCACCCAAGGTACATCGTGCTTGTTGTAGAATTTATGCAGATATTTGAGAAGGAGGGCATCGCTTTGTACGCGTAGGTTGATTATACCAAGGCCTCCACACTGTTTTGGTCTACACACCATACTCCAGGCCGCAAGGGAATTGCATTTGTCCCCATGTTCTGTCTTCTTTGTCCATAGACACTTCCTTCGCAGTTTATCAAGCAGTTCAATTATCTTTGGTGGCAGTCTGAGAGTGCACAAAGCAAAGATGACTAGTGAAGTGATCATGGTATTGAGTAGAGATAGCCTGGCTCCATACGACATCAAGGCCAGAGTGCTTGACATCCGACGTTCCATTGTACAAACAAGCGGCATTAAATCTTGAACTGAGGGCTTGGTTGTCCCGAGAGGTAACCCTAGGTAAGTGAAGGGCATGGAACCAACATTACATCCAAAGATATTGGAGAGCTCATTGTAGCAGGCAGCCTCACAGTTAATTGGGATCAGTGTGGACTTGTGGAAGTTTATCTTGAGCCTAATGGAGTCAGCGTAGTCAGTGAAAATGTTTTTGATTGTGAGGGCTTGGACCGGGCATGCAGGAAGAAGAATGAGCGTGTCGTCCGCGTATTGTATCACAGGGTAGTCGTGTTGGTTCTCTCTAGGGAACGGTAGCTGGATTCGGCCATGTCTGAAAGCGTCATTGATTGCGGCCTGTAAGAGGTCAGCCGCCAATACAAAAATCAATGGAGAGAATGGGTCACCCTGTCGAACACCACATTTACAGTTGAATTGACGACCCGGGACCCCATTTAGAAGCACCGCTGACTTGCCAGAGGAGAAAATGCATTTTACCCAATTGAGCCATCTGTCATCAAATCCCATATGCTGCATaatcataagcatagcatcatGTTCGATCGTATCAAAGGCCTTTGTGAAATCCAGTTTTAGGAGGATGATCTTTTCCTTGGAGGCTTGACACTGATGGATATATTCGAACGCCCAGGCGAGACAGTCCTGTAGTGATCGGCCTTTTAGGAATCCATATTGGTTTCGATGAACGATTTTAAGAATGAGCTTTTGTAGTCGGTTGGCAAGAAGTTTTGTGAGAATCTTAAGACAACAATTCAACAAAGTGATTGGTCTAAAATCAGAGACATTCTCTGGGGAGCGAACCTTAGGAATGAGTGTAATAAACCCCTCATTGATGCTTTCAAGATTTAGGGTCCCCTCATAGAACTGGTTGCATAGATCATAGAAGTCGttcttaataatatgccagcatttTTTGATAAAGATACCAGAGAAACCATCTGGTCCTGGAGCTCGGTCGGTCGGCATTTCGTTAACGATCACATCTATCTCCTTCTTGGTGAAGGGGACAGTAAGTGTCTCCAGTCCCTCAACTTTTTTGATGATATCAGGGaggttgaatttcatttggaattcGCCTGATTTCCCCAACCGCTCTTTAAATGTATGATAAATGATTGCCTGTTTACCCGCATGGTCATCTACGACCGATCCATCCGAGAGTTTGAGTGTTGGTATTGTGTTTCGTCTGTATCTCTTCGATGCCAGAGCTTTCAGAAATTTAGGGTCTTCGTCTCCAAATTTGATCCAACGGATAGTGCATCTTTTTTGCCAGTATTGTCGTTGATAGCCCAACAACCGAAGGAGGTGCCTTTTCAGGATTGTCCTGAAGTTCTGCTCTGGTGTGGAGAGGGCTCTAatgttttcaatagcatcaagATTGGCTAATGCAAGATTAGAATTGTCGATCGCCACTGTTAGTTTAGAGAATCTTTTATTCCACCGCTTCAACTCATATCTGAGTGCTTTGAATTTTCTGGCTAGCAAAGTGGCTGCATTGGAGGTATGCTTGAAGGTTCTTGACCAGACCGATTGGACTAACTCAAAGAAACCAGGATGTTCAGTCCAATAAGATTCGAACCTAAAAATTTTACTGCGTGGAATGGATGTTTCAATTTTCACCACACACGGGATATGATCAGAAACTGGTTTtcccaagggcaccactagtgtgtTTGGGTATGAAGATGTCCAATTGTTGGAAGTGAGGAACCAGTCTAACTGTTCGAGCAGTGGATCAATCTGCATATTGCTCCATGTGTAGGCCCTGCCCTTGATTGGCAGTTCAATTAGCTGATTCGATCGAATGATGTCATTGAAAGTGATCATGTCATTTGGATTACCTCCAGGCTTGTTCCTGTTGTCGGGGCCACGTATGTAATTAAAGACTCCCAATAAAAGCCAATCATCATTAGATGGAATATTAAGATGTTGGAGCCAATTTGTATAAGTCACTCTAGAATCCCCTTGGCATGGGCCATAAATATTCACCAGCGTCCATTCCTGGGAAGACTGTGTGGAAGGAAACTTAATGGCCAACGCAAAATCTTCTTCCATAATCACAGAGCCAGTAAAGATGGCACTATTCCAGATTGTGACGATCCCTCCCGAGGCCCCATTCGAAGGTATGTAAGCAAATTTGTCAAATCTCTTCGGGCAGCAAGATTTAATGAACATATTATCAATGGTgggtttttttgtttcttgcagaCAAATGATAGCACAACCACTAGAAGCGATAGCATTAGATAGCGCTAAAAGTTTAGGTTCAGAGTTTAAGCCACGTACATTCCAGCATAGGATGTTCCAATTCAACAAAGAAGACATGAAAGGATAAAGCAAAATAGGTAAGCCTCTCAGCAGGCACTTTCAGATACTTCAAGCCTGGGGCGGGCCGTCCGCAGAATCCGCCATGAGAGCTTCTTTAGAGACCTCGGCTGGCGGGATGGCGCACTTGCTAATTCCAATGTGCTGCAGAACCTGAATTGGAGTAGGCGGCGGGATGTAGTCCCCCTGATTGACTGTGTGATCAACAACCTCCATAGGAGTATCAGTAGCAGAGGGTACAACATGGGGTTTAACTTTAGAGGGTTTTGGCTTAGTGTCAGAGACAGAGGGTACCTTAAACCCATCATATTTGTTGGATCTATTGCTGCGACGCACCTCCAGCACAGATGCTGGAGCTTTGGCTTTGCCTTTCCTGACTACTAAAGTGCCTGCACCCAGATCCACCGCATGAGGAGCAATCAAAGTCTTGGTGGCTTCAGTTGATGCTTCAGTGATAGCATTGGGAAGCTGAGGAAGCACTGCATCATCCGGAGCAGTTAGGCTCAGAGCATTAGTGTTAGTAGGAATGGTCACATCTGACGGCACATCCTGATCGAGGCCAGCATCAATCTCAGTAATGACAACCTTGGAAGTAGCAGCCCGGGGGAGAATGGAAGATTCCTCAAGAGACACATGCGCATCATCTCCCTGGTGTAGAGCCCATGAGGTGTGACCAGGAATGAGGATAGTACGAGAGGCAGAGTCAGCAGAGTGTTTGACAGTTTTAGATGCTGACCGAACAAAGAAATGCCCATTTGTCTCCTCAACATTGACCGAGAATTGCACTGAACTATCCCGAAAACCAAAACCTGAACTCCAAGGGCCAAAAGCAGCAATGATAGGCCGGATAGCAGCAGTGAGGTAGATGTTGAGCCTTAGCATAGGCACACACTCATTCAGCAGGAGCGAGGCATAGCTGTCATGATCTGAAAGCATGGAGAATTGCATACCAGCATTGGATATAGTCAGGGTCAGTTCAATACTGTTTACCTCAGGTGGAGCCGCGATCGGGCCCTGGACAGAATCACTGGACTGAGTTGTGTCGACAGACAAAACACCCAAGGCCGATCCATTAACAGAAAGCAGTTGGTTGAAGATGTTTAAAGGGACGATGGCGAAACCATCAGACAGAGTAGCAATGGAGTCCGAGCTGCTAAAAATAGAGATTGAGTCGTTCCAAGCAGCAGCCGGACTATCTTGCAGGTTATTGAGAGGATGAATGCCATGGTGCACCTGCAAACCTTCTCCAGCTAGCCAGGCCTGGAAGTTGAACATTGCGGGAGGTGTATGTGGTGGGGATGGGGGCCAGACTCCCCAATTAGGTTGAAACTGCACTTCATCATCTACCACCTGTTCTGCATTGTCATTTCCTGGCtgagcattggcattggcggccacaTTCTGAGCGATCCAAT
The Triticum dicoccoides isolate Atlit2015 ecotype Zavitan chromosome 3A, WEW_v2.0, whole genome shotgun sequence genome window above contains:
- the LOC119272001 gene encoding uncharacterized protein LOC119272001 is translated as MKFNLPDIIKKVEGLETLTVPFTKKEIDVIVNEMPTDRAPGPDGFSGIFIKKCWHIIKNDFYDLCNQFYEGTLNLESINEGFITLIPKVRSPENVSDFRPITLLNCCLKILTKLLANRLQKLILKIVHRNQYGFLKGRSLQDCLAWAFEYIHQCQASKEKIILLKLDFTKAFDTIEHDAMLMIMQHMGFDDRWLNWVKCIFSSGKLKINFHKSTLIPINCEAACYNELSNIFGCNVGSMPFTYLGLPLGTTKPSVQDLMPLVCTMERRMSSTLALMSYGARLSLLNTMITSLVIFALCTLRLPPKIIELLDKLRRKCWSTYYTNKIPHAMEPCGSFWWRDVLKLTPIYRGISKAIVHDGATVLMWKDLWLDATLDEKYQRAFSFAKNEDISVKDFLGSTSLHEKFHLPLSVQAMQEIRDLQQEVRHVGNATDPTPHDNWTYCWGSVDFKAIKYYKFYFREVHAHQSYKWLWAARSMLKIKFFGWLLLSDRLNTRNMLKRRHYNIGDDYNCLLCDQQIEETVEHMIFQCPFSQRCWSILGITWQQTGSRLRWINMAAHDWSSPMFMDVFLQAAWSIWKERNNKHFRSIPPTILSWLQRFKHDFALLQHRTREDVRDFILSFVISLEPP